Proteins encoded by one window of Anopheles maculipalpis chromosome 2RL, idAnoMacuDA_375_x, whole genome shotgun sequence:
- the LOC126559648 gene encoding protein polybromo-1: MSKRRRTSSFQDDENSEEDASPEQSPLPATTRKKKRLDPMELCQHIYDSIRTFKKEDGTTLCDTFIRAPKRRQEPSYYEVVMNPIDLLKVQQKLKTDSYEDVEDLSADIELIVKNAKAFYKPDSTEYQDACQLLDVFNTNKKRVLENQLEEGCSETRPRKIMRPRKSLTTEEDEFDEGSDFDPYEELFASIMTATDPSDNHDLHHMFQLLPSKKLYPGYYDIIDHPIDLKLIATKIQTSAYSNLNEMEKDLLQMTKNACTFNEPGSQIYKDAKMLKKIFMARKVEIESGRYRKPLTKRPRLASSAMVAALKEEIESSDDDFDDSMETEGDGPLWQLFDQLYNTANSNDPNALGAPLGESLWKLPNKRFHPEYYNLIKKPISMAQIRNKLKKGIYTHITDMTADLYLMLDNAKKANAPSTKIHKDAMKMQKILNQKLIDSGDLEESDEEEDEEDTDSSTLTSSRKKARVVRDGKSIGFPSQNNTLNNALASKSNRLMPAMSLKKKLLSLHEFLVGFTYDDHQPMALFMEKPSKKLYPDYYQVIQHPIDMTTIENNIKADRYSTIDDIVGDYRLMFSNCRKYNEEGSMIYEDANILEKALNEKLKEFSGISKKHNLTGKIAKPPRKNNTTPLEVKLKQMYDTIREYREPKQSRQLSYIFMKLPSKSEYPDYYDIIKDPIDIEKIEKKLRQQIYESVDDMAADFMLMFENACKYNEPDSQIYKDALCLQQLLIQTKQALRSEETVPNVQQAVQELLLSLFTTFYNYQDEEGRCYSDSLAELVEYDECDGNKVRAISLDLIKRRLDKGLYKRLDTFQEDIFSCLERARRLSRTDSQVFEDSIELQSFFIKKRDELCQNGNVLESPALSYNTMHLSAAVESLRQSKLLQEEETDTDNDAVQASQGESMTIDQKVFSPGDFVYIDLPENKIPGIMYIERLWTTADNIKMMNGLLLLRPHETFHVQTRKFMEQELFKSDQHIQIPLSKVLNKCFVMHVRDYVKLMPENFASKDVFVCESRYSSKARSFKKLKTWNLVRANDPVKLVPREATLEVKRVMSVFKERVEKHKEELSELQLQEAMLEKDKPNVVIYMNGVEDGNVYYEQYNTVCGGVVKTGDYVYVATESGKQSISQITSIWETKDGKVLFRGPWLLTPPEVPGTISRLFYRQEVLLSTIQETTSAVAIVGRCAVLDQNEYITRRPTEITEADVYMCESIFDEFKKQIRKIVAPSGLRKFTHSQMVTTDEVYHFRRPINPPKVTCGEIAAVQENKSSSTDFMDMKEDFGIIDDSIDGPPSIGSDTIMTASPHPTNSINTSTPSMSSKKTSKPGKKLVTGYILYSSEHRKTICASNPEATFGDVSRIVGNEWRNLSEQEKAVWEQRAIKINEESAAKHAAEMGEPNCSSPANFKTDSPIVQDIVPNHAYECCWDKCDFQFEDPAECSEHCIAEGTGCVYKTFIASADQEFICIWRNCVRLRRNMPPFPTVARLVKHVKEVHLTKAVSKLVQLQDRSKNYVHSKRPAMGILVGNNAPVGNLTNINSSNMGTITLQPMGNVGNLSTNIGSSNIMGMSSQNSGGMAATNQMQSMHALQPSVMCAATGLNAPQLGNSIAAAPYISYVSSQPAEPLFVTVPPRPQRVLHSEAYIKYIERLQQKSTYITPWQKTFTATRETVPNTDVNRLPSQWLGKRAQDRSDAVVDALWQLRNFMMREIIHFDRF, translated from the exons ATGAGTAAAAGACGTAGGACGAGTTCATTTCAAGATGATGAAAACAGTGAAGAAGATGCTTCACCCGAGCAAAGCCCATTGCCTGCAACaactaggaaaaaaaagaggctTGATCCG atGGAATTATGTCAACATATTTACGATTCAATTCGAACATTCAAGAAAGAAGATGGCACAACACTCTGTGACACATTTATTAGAGCACCCAAGCGGCGCCAGGAACCATCATACTATGAAGTTGTAATGAATCCAATTGATTTGCTAAAAGTTCAACAAAAACTGAAGACAGATTCGTATGAAGATGTAGAAGATTTATCTGCCGATATAGAACTGATAGTGAAAAATGCGAAAGCATTTTATAAGCCTGATTCTACCGAATACCAAGACGCTTGCCAGCTGTTGGATGTTTTTAATACTAACAAAAAACGCGTTTTGGAAAATCAACTAGAAGAAGGTTGTTCGGAAACGAGGCCCAGGAAAATTATGCGTCCGCGAAAATCGCTCACAACCGAAGAAGATGAATTCGACGAAGGTTCAGATTTCGATCCGTACGAGGAACTGTTTGCCTCCATCATGACGGCAACAGATCCATCGGATAACCATGATTTGCATCACATGTTTCAGCTGTTGCCATCGAAAAAGCTCTACCCGGGCTACTATGATATTATAGACCATCCGATCGATTTGAAATTGATTGCTACGAAAATTCAAACCAGTGCTTACTCGAACcttaatgaaatggaaaaggaTTTGTTGCAAATGACGAAAAACGCATGCACCTTCAATGAGCCCGGATCGCAAATTTACAAAGATGCAAAAATGCTAAAGAAGATATTTATGGCACGCAAGGTGGAAATAGAATCGGGACGATATAGGAAACCACTCACCAAACGCCCGCGGCTTGCGTCCAGTGCGATGGTAGCGGCTCTGAAGGAAGAAATAGAAAGCTCCGACGATGACTTTGATGATTCCATGGAAACTGAAGGTGATGGTCCCCTTTGGCAACTGTTTGACCAACTGTACAACACAGCTAATTCTAATG ATCCCAATGCCTTAGGTGCACCTTTGGGTGAGTCTCTGTGGAAGCttcccaataaacgtttccaTCCCGAATATTATAACCTGATCAAGAAGCCAATTTCCATGGCtcaaataagaaacaaactGAAGAAAGGTATCTATACTCACATCACCGATATGACAGCTGACTTGTATTTGATGCTGGATAATGCGAAAAAAGCTAACGCTCCGAGTACAAAAATTCATAAG GATGCAATGAAAATGCAGAAAATTCTCAACCAAAAGCTGATTGATTCGGGAGACTTAGAAGAAAGTGATGAAGAGGAGGATGAAGAGGATACGGACTCGTCAACGCTTACTTCATCAAGGAAAAAGGCTCGTGTAGTCAGAGACGGCAAGAGTATTGGTTTTCcttcacaaaacaacacgtTAAATAATGCGCTTGCTTCAAAATCCAATCGTTTAATGCCAGCAATGTCGTTGAAAAAGAAACTGTTATCGCTACATGAATTCCTTGTCGGTTTTACGTACGACGATCATCAACCTATGGCATTGTTTATGGAAAAACCGTCAAAAAAACTGTATCCAGATTACTATCAAGTTATTCAACATCCGATTGATATGACAACAAttgaaaacaacataaaagccGATCGTTATAGCACCATCGATGATATTGTGGGTGATTACCGTTTGATGTTTTCAAATTGCCGTAAATATAACGAAGAAGGATCTATGATCTACGAGGATGCCAACATCTTGGAAAAGGCATTAAACGAAAAATTGAAGGAATTTTCCGGAATAAGCAAAAAACATAACCTGACAGGAAAAAT tgcCAAACCACCTCGCAAAAATAACACCACTCCACTCGAAGTAAAGTTGAAACAAATGTACGACACGATAAGGGAATACAGAGAGCCGAAGCAAAGTCGGCAATTATCTTACATATTTATGAAATTACCTTCAAAAAGC GAATATCCAGACTATTACGATATCATCAAAGATCCGATCGATATTGAAAAGATCGAAAAAAAGTTACGACAGCAGATTTATGAAAGTGTCGATGATATGGCAGCAGACTTTATGCTGATGTTTGAAAACGCTTGCAAGTACAATGAACCGGATTCTCAAATTTACAAAGATGCTCTTTGTCTCCAACAATTGCTCATACAGACGAAACAAGCTTTGCGAAGTGAAGAAACAGTACCGAATGTTCAGCAAGCGGTGCAAGAGCTTTTACTGTCACTTTTTACTACATTTTATAACTATCAAGATGAAGAAGGTCGATGTTATTCAGACTCTTTGGCAGAATTAGTCGAGTACGATGAATGTGACGGCAATAA AGTGCGAGCAATTTCTTTGGATCTTATCAAACGTCGCCTGGATAAGGGTTTGTACAAGCGTTTGGACACATTCCAAGAAGACATTTTCAGTTGCCTTGAGCGTGCCCGGCGACTCAGCCGCACTGATTCACAAGTGTTTGAAGACTCAATTGAGTTGcaatcatttttcattaaaaaacgTGACGAATTATGTCAGAATGGTAACGTGCTTGAATCCCCCGCACTAAGCTATAACACAATGCACTTGAGTGCCGCGGTAGAATCTCTACGACAATCGAAATTACTGCAAGAAGAGGAAACTGATACTGATAATGATGCTGTG CAAGCATCTCAAGGCGAGAGTATGACAATTGATCAAAAGGTGTTTTCTCCGGGGGACTTTGTATATATTGATTTGCCGGAAAACAAAa TTCCTGGCATTATGTACATCGAGCGTCTATGGACAACCGCTGATAATATTAAAATGATGAACGGTTTATTACTCCTTCGGCCGCATGAAACATTCCACGTGCAGACAAGAAAGTTTATGGAGCAGGAATTGTTTAAGAGCGATCAACACATTCAAATCCCTTTATCTAAAGTGCTAAACAAATGCTTTGTAATGCACGTTCGGGATTATGTGAAATTAATGCCAGAAAATTTTGCCAGCaaagatgtgtttgtgtgcgaatcTCGGTACAGTTCAAAAGCAAGATCGTTTAAGAAGCTCAAAACATGGAATCTAGTACGCGCCAATGATCCGGTAAAATTAGTACCCCGAGAAGCGACGCTCGAAGTGAAGCGTGTTATGTCCGTTTTTAAAGAGCGCGTGGAAAAGCACAAGGAAGAACTTTCGGAATTACAGCTGCAGGAAGCAATGCTCGAAAAGGATAAGCCGAATGTGGTTATCTATATGAATGGGGTAGAAGATGGTAATGTATATTATGAGCAGTACAACACTGTTTGTGGCGGTGTAGTAAAAACAGGCGACTATGTATATGTTGCAACAGAATCTGGAAAGCAATCGATTTCACAAATAACATCTATTTGGGAAACTAAGGA tggaaaagttttgttcCGGGGACCTTGGCTTTTAACTCCGCCCGAAGTACCTGGTACTATTAGCAGATTATTTTATCGACAAGAAGTCCTGCTTTCAACCATTCAAGAAACCACTTCAGCGGTGGCAATTGTTGGGCGATGCGCGGTGCTTGATCAAAATGAATATATCACCA GGAGGCCGACGGAAATAACTGAAGCTGATGTATACATGTGCGAATCGATATTTGACgagtttaaaaaacaaattcgaAAAATAGTAGCACCTTCGGGATTGCGTAAATTTACACACAGCCAAATGGTTACAACGGACGAAGTTTACCATTTTCGCCGTCCAATAAATCCTCCTAAG GTTACCTGTGGTGAAATTGCAGCCGTGCAAGAAAACAAATCCTCTTCGACTGATTTCATG GACATGAAGGAAGACTTTGGCATTATCGATGATTCGATCGATGGGCCACCGTCGATTGGGTCGGACACAATCATGACGGCTTCGCCACATCCAACAAATTCGATCAACACTAGCACACCATCGatgagcagcaaaaaaacatccaaaccaGGCAAGAAGCTCGTGACTGGGTACATATTGTACTCTAGCGAACACCGGAAGACTATCTGTGCCAGCAATCCGGAAGCAACGTTCGGTGACGTATCACGCATAGTAGGAAATGAATGGCGCAACTTGAGCGAGCAGGAAAAGGCTGTTTGGGAGCAGCGTGCGATTAAAATCAATGAGGAAAGTGCGGCTAAACACGCTGCCGAAATGGGGGAACCAAATTGTTCTAGCCCAGCAAACTTCAAAACCGACAGTCCAATCGTACAGGACATCGTGCCGAATCAT GCCTATGAATGCTGCTGGGATAAATGCGACTTTCAGTTTGAGGATCCGGCCGAATGTTCGGAGCACTGTATTGCAGAAGGGACGGGATGTGTGTACAAGACGTTCATTGCATCGGCAGATCAAGAATTTATTTGCATCTGGCGAAACTGTGTACGACTTCGTCGTAATATGCCACCGTTTCCAACCGTTGCTCGTCTGGTAAAGCACGTTAAAGAGGTGCATCTTACCAAAGCCGTAAGCAAATTAGTCCAACTTCAGGACCGTAGCAAAAACTACGTACATTCAAAGCGTCCAGCAATGGGGATACTTGTCGGAAATAATGCACCAGTTGGTAATCTGACCAACATAAATTCCAGCAACATGGGAACGATAACGCTGCAACCAATGGGAAATGTGGGAAATCTTTCCACGAACATTGGTAGTTCCAACATTATGGGAATGTCCTCTCAAAACTCGGGTGGAATGGCTGCAACTAATCAAATGCAATCAATGCATGCACTTCAACCATCCGTAATGTGCGCCGCAACCGGATTGAATGCTCCACAGCTTGGCAATTcgattgctgctgctccttACATCAGTT ATGTTTCGTCGCAACCTGCGGAGCCATTGTTTGTTACTGTGCCTCCCCGTCCGCAGCGTGTACTACATTCGGAAGCATATATAAAATATATAGAACGGCTTCAGCAGAAATCAACATATATTACGCCATGGCAAAAAACATTCACAGCTACAAGGGAGACAGTTCCTAACACGGACGTTAACCGATTACCATCGCAGTGGCTAGGAAAAAGGGCTCAAGATCGTTCTGATGCTGTAGTTGATGCGTTATGGCAGTTGCGGAACTTCATGATGAgagaaattattcattttgatcgtttttgA
- the LOC126559940 gene encoding elongation of very long chain fatty acids protein AAEL008004-like, which yields MVTLLDSVANYYNDFFIERRDRRSEHLPLAGSPVLIVGIVFVYLYFVLRYGPRRMANRKPYNVLHMIKFYNLFQVTANVILFLRICYNVFLLYEKFSFRCQPIDYSKSRVGMDEVYFSYAYFLLKLFDLADTVFFVLRKKQSHVSFLHVYHHSFMVLTTYCALIFVPGGHVLLLGLWNTLVHAIMYFYYFLTSLGAQNNSIWWKKYLTRLQLMQFVHLAFHFGRPLFGGNCNFPMFWLWYGFLQAIIVLGLFLDFYIKTYKHQDNNKLTEKQV from the exons ATGGTAACATTACTAGACTCTGTTGCAAATTACTACAATGATTTCTTCATAGAACGTAGAG ATAGACGCAGTGAACACCTTCCCTTGGCCGGTTCACCCGTACTCATCGTAggcattgtttttgtttacttgtACTTCGTACTTCGATATGGACCTCGGCGTATGGCAAACCGCAAACCGTATAATGTCCTACatatgataaaattttataatttatttcaagtgACTGCAAACGTTATACTATTTTTACGTATT TGCTATAACGTTTTTCTACTGTATgaaaaattttctttccgttgtCAACCAATTGACTACTCCAAGTCCCGAGTAGGAATGGATGAAGTTTACTTCAGCTACGCTTATTTCTTGCTAAAGTTATTTGATCTGGCAGACACGGTATTTTTCGTGTTACGAAAGAAACAGTCccatgtttcgtttttgcacGTGTATCATCACTCTTTTATGGTATTAACGACATACTGTGCCTTAATATTCGTCCCGGGAGGCCACGTGCTACTGCTCGGTTTGTGGAACACGCTAGTGCATGCAATAATgtatttttactattttctcACCTCACTGGGTGCACAAAATAATAGCATCTGGTGGAAAAAGTATCTTACTCGGTTGCAGCTGATGCAGTTCGTGCACTTGGCATTTCATTTCGGTCGTCCTTTGTTTGGCGGAAATTGCAACTTTCCTATGTTTTGGTTGTGGTATGGATTTTTGCAAGCAATTATTGTGCTCGGTTTATTTTTAGACTTTTATATCAAGACGTACAAACACCAAGACAATAATAAACTTACGGAAAAGCAAGTATAA
- the LOC126558898 gene encoding uncharacterized protein LOC126558898 isoform X1, which produces MVSIMDVESDRQVCDNRVIISQSAVSQKSIDLDISLRPIIATTSDRDTVNLELITTGTPANQLNQPCSSTATSIVVTNPYNSDSGDTDLVKKSMKLNLIDSSSINSNAREVSIPGDFINAASSGSSVGASSSTVVTTTAAIIMKHHKLRERTFSDEIGSPKSPAATTGEGIVHCALMIAPKNSPTIQVEVVDDRKALRDALYQGIFHRHRRTIFAVGSFLRMLKSRNSSYNTIRSSSEGEDDTK; this is translated from the exons ATGGTTTCAATTATGGATGTAGAATCGGATAGACAGGTCTGTGATAATCGTGTAATAATATCGCAAAGTGCGGTTAGTCAAAAATCGATTGATCTAGATATCTCGCTCAGGCCAATCATCGCAACAACATCAGATCGAGATACGGTTAATTTGGAGTTGATCACAACAGGGACACCGGCAAACCAGTTGAATCAACCCTGTTCGTCTACAGCAACTTCTAtagtcgtaaccaatccgtaCAACAGTGATTCTGGGGATACTGACTTGGTGAAGAAAAGCATGAAGTTAAACCTGATCGACTCGTccagcatcaacagcaacgCTCGGGAGGTTAGCATACCGGGTGATTTTATCAATGCAGCATCTTCAGGCAGCAGTGTCGGTGCTAGCTCTAGCACTGTTGTAACAACTACGGCAGCGATCATCATGAAACATCACAAACTAAGGGAACGAACATTTAGTGATGAGATTGGCTCGCCAAAATCACCAGCTGCCACCACAG GTGAGGGCATCGTTCATTGTGCGTTAATGATTGCTCCAAAAAATTCTCCAACTATCCAAGTAGAAGTCGTCGATGACCGCAAGGCATTGAGAGATGCGCTCTACCAAGGAATTTTTCATCGTCACCGTCGAACTATCTTTGCGGTAGGAAGCTTTTTGCGCATGCTAAAAAGTCGAAATTCTTCATACAACACGATTCGTAGCTCGTCGGAAGGAGAAGATGACACAAAATAG
- the LOC126558810 gene encoding elongation of very long chain fatty acids protein AAEL008004-like gives MALVLRNIYETFNYFFTEYKDPRIENYPLLGSPWPIVAIIAVYLKFVYDWGRHLMKHQKPFDLTTVMNIYNLIQIFLNLYIGVVGGLNSYFTADYSWSCETINQKDNPSRRKLIFITYLYFISKIIDLLDTVFFVLRKKYNQITFLHTYHHAGMVLATYVFTKFLAGSHATLLGLINSFVHVIMYFYYFLTSFKPELKNSLWWKRHITQVQLIQFTILMLHFGVPLVGEYCDFPKVLLFIGFTQNMFMFTLFADFYIKTYIKKK, from the exons ATGGCATTAGTGTTGCGTAATATATACGAaacttttaattactttttcacTGAATACAAAG ATCCGCGAATCGAAAATTACCCTTTGCTTGGATCACCTTGGCCGATTGTAGCGATCATTGCAGTTTATCTAAAGTTTGTCTATGATTGGGGACGTCATTTGATGAAACACCAAAAACCATTTGACCTAACAACAGTTATGAATATATACAATTTGAtacaaatttttttgaatCTTTACATTGGTGTTGTTGGAGGTTTAAACTCCTACTTTACTGCAGACTATAGTTGGAGTTGTGAAACAATTAATCAAAAAGACAACCCATCGAGACGCAAGCTTATATTTATTACATATCTATATTTTATATCTAAAATTATAGATCTGTTAGACACG gtctttttcgttttgcggaaaaaatacaatcaaatCACATTTCTTCATACCTATCATCACGCAGGAATGGTTTTAGCTACGTAtgtatttacaaaatttttggCTG GAAGCCATGCAACTCTATTAGGATTGATCAACAGTTTTGTACACGTTATcatgtatttttattacttcctCACATCGTTCAAACCGGAGTTGAAGAATTCTTTATGGTGGAAACGACACATAACTCAAGTGCAGCTA ATCCAATTCACTATTCTAATGCTGCACTTTGGAGTTCCTTTAGTGGGTGAATACTGCGACTTTCCGAAAGTTTTACTATTTATTGGATTCACtcaaaatatgtttatgtttacgttgtttgctgatttttatatcaaaacgtatattaaaaagaaataa
- the LOC126558898 gene encoding uncharacterized protein LOC126558898 isoform X2: MVSIMDVESDRQVCDNRVIISQSAVSQKSIDLDISLRPIIATTSDRDTVNLELITTGTPANQLNQPCSSTATSIVVTNPYNSDSGDTDLVKKSMKLNLIDSSSINSNAREVSIPGDFINAASSGSSVGASSSTVVTTTAAIIMKHHKLRERTFSDEIGSPKSPAATTEVVDDRKALRDALYQGIFHRHRRTIFAVGSFLRMLKSRNSSYNTIRSSSEGEDDTK, translated from the exons ATGGTTTCAATTATGGATGTAGAATCGGATAGACAGGTCTGTGATAATCGTGTAATAATATCGCAAAGTGCGGTTAGTCAAAAATCGATTGATCTAGATATCTCGCTCAGGCCAATCATCGCAACAACATCAGATCGAGATACGGTTAATTTGGAGTTGATCACAACAGGGACACCGGCAAACCAGTTGAATCAACCCTGTTCGTCTACAGCAACTTCTAtagtcgtaaccaatccgtaCAACAGTGATTCTGGGGATACTGACTTGGTGAAGAAAAGCATGAAGTTAAACCTGATCGACTCGTccagcatcaacagcaacgCTCGGGAGGTTAGCATACCGGGTGATTTTATCAATGCAGCATCTTCAGGCAGCAGTGTCGGTGCTAGCTCTAGCACTGTTGTAACAACTACGGCAGCGATCATCATGAAACATCACAAACTAAGGGAACGAACATTTAGTGATGAGATTGGCTCGCCAAAATCACCAGCTGCCACCACAG AAGTCGTCGATGACCGCAAGGCATTGAGAGATGCGCTCTACCAAGGAATTTTTCATCGTCACCGTCGAACTATCTTTGCGGTAGGAAGCTTTTTGCGCATGCTAAAAAGTCGAAATTCTTCATACAACACGATTCGTAGCTCGTCGGAAGGAGAAGATGACACAAAATAG
- the LOC126558461 gene encoding D-aspartate oxidase-like, which produces MNSEHYQFVILGGGINGLSCAMRLSNEFPCSKIQIVSDHLSPNTTSDVAAGLWGPYALGGTPIIECRRWAQETHDYFLQLWRDGYADRCGICLVPVLELYETDTTVPWWNDIVFGFNKTKILKQGETNEQYDCFHTAFTYITFTCEPSKIMNQYRETLSTRNVTFRRQHLTSIRCLEKMSIHPHAIIINCLGLGSKSVSNDAELFPIRGQVQRVKAEFVFHAYADESCYIIPNTDTVILGGTKQKDNNIQVSPVDRYNIRAYCQTVLPALRDAVIVKDNVGLRPVRSSGVRLEADHAIFGNGENHIIVHNYGHGGAGITLAWGCAGEVMRIVQAYSVKRSQCVHHKL; this is translated from the exons ATGAATTCAGAGCATTATCAATTTGTAATACTCGGTGGTGGAATAAATGGACTATCATGTGCAATGCGTTTGTCAAATGAATTTCCCTGTTCAAAGATACAAATTGTAAGTGATCATTTGAGTCCAAACACTACAAGTGACGTTGCAGCAGGTTTGTGGGGACCGTACGCTTTAGGTGGAACTCCGATAATTGAATGCCG acGATGGGCTCAAGAAACACACGATTACTTCCTGCAACTGTGGCGCGATGGGTATGCTGATCGGTGTGGAATATGTTTGGTGCCAGTATTGGAGCTTTACGAAACGGATACAACTGTTCCTTGGTGGAATGATATTGTGTTTGGGTTTAACAAGACGAAGATATTGAAACAGGGCGAAACGAATGAACAGTACGACTGTTTTCACACCGCATTTACCTACATAACTTTCACATGCGAACCGTCAAAAATTATGAACCAATATCGCGAAACCCTATCCACTCGCAATGTAACGTTTCGCCGGCAACATTTAACCAGCATCCGTtgtttggaaaaaatgagcattCACCCACATGCAATCATTATCAATTGTCTTGGGCTAGGATCTAAGTCTGTTTCGAATGATGCAGAGTTATTTCCGATTCGAGGCCAAGTACAAAGAGTAAAGGCAGAGTTCGTATTTCATGCATACGCTGATGAATCATGCTACATAATTCCCAATACGGACACAGTAATTTTGGGTGGAACTAAGCAAAAAGATAACAATATACAAGTAAGCCCCGTTGATCGGTATAACATAAGAGCATATTGTCAAACCGTTCTGCCTGCACTAAGGGACGCAGTAATCGTGAAGGACAATGTTGGTTTACGTCCAGTTCGATCTTCTGGTGTACGTTTGGAAGCAGATCATGCTATTTTTGGAAATG GAGAGAATCATATAATAGTACACAACTATGGACACGGTGGAGCCGGAATAACACTCGCGTGGGGTTGTGCGGGTGAGGTGATGCGTATCGTTCAAGCATATAGTGTTAAAAGGTCTCAATGTGTGCATCACAAATTATAG